Below is a genomic region from Longimicrobium sp..
CTACGCCGAGCGCATCCTCTCGATCAGCGCGACCTGCCAGCAACAAGGGATTCATCCGCTCGACTTCGTCGCTCGCTCCATCGCAGCCCTGCGCGCCGGCACCCCCGCGCCCAATATCCTGCCGACCAACTGAACGGTTACCTCGCGGCTACAACGGCACGCAGCCCGCCTTCGCGGACTTCAGAAGATGGGGTCCCGCAGAGCAGCAGAGGAGCAGAGAGGAATTCTCTGTTTCTCTGCTTCTCTGCGTGAAACAACCTCTTTCAGCGGATCACTGCGGCGGGGCGGGATGCGAGTCCATGTGCACCGTCTGCAGCTTCCACGTGCCGTCGGGCTGGCGCGCCCAGACGTGCTCGTAGGTGCCGCGCTCGGCGTGCGACTCGCCGCCAGCCGCGCGGAAGAGGAGCGTCACCGTGCCGGCCTCGGTCACGCGGTCGCCGTCGGCGGTGACGTGGGCGGGCGTCATCACCAGCTCGCTCACCCGGCCCACGTCCTCGGCCAGCCAGCGCCTGTCGATCTCCGCGCGGCCGTCGTACGTCTCGTCGCTGAACACCACCCGCGCGTCCGGCGCGAAGAACGAGGCCAGCGCCGCGCGGTCCGTCCCCTGCCACGCGGCGATGTACGCGGCGCGCGCGGCCGCCACATCCGTGGGGAACACCGGCCCCGGCGCGGCTTGGGCTGCCATCGGAGCGGCGGGCGGCGACTGGACGCGGGGCGCGCAGGCGGCGAGGGAGACGAGCAGGGCCGCGGCGAGGGTCCGTCTCACGTCGGTTCTCCGGGGTGGGATGAAAGATCGAATCCGCCGCGTACGAACAAGTCGGCTCCCGCCACGCACCCAGAAGAGCCGTGGCGAGGAGCCGCCGGTCGCGGGAGATGCTCCCCCCGCCCTCAGACGCAGGGCGGTTCGTACGTCCGGCACTGGTCGGTGTCGCAGTACGGACACTCGTCGGCGGTGTTCAGCGGGCACCCGGCCGTCGGGCCGAAGCAGTCCTCCGCGAGCTTCGTCATCGCCAGGCAGGCGTATTCCACCGTGTCGCAGCTGTGGGTCGGCTCCCCGTCGGGAACGGGCCGCGGATCGGTGGCAATGGCGAACAGCCCGGCCGAGTGCACGCCGCCGGGCGCCGGCAGCGTGTGGAACGAGGTCACCGCAAGGTCTCCGGCGTCAAGCCTGATCTTTCGCATCGGGGGCCTCCGCGCGGGAGGTGGAGGACGGAGAGGCGCCGCCGCGGCGGGCGGCGGCGGCCCCGGCGGGCGCTAGTACGTCTTCGTGCAGCCGAGCCGCGTGCAGGTGTCGTCCGTGGGGCACATGATGCAGGTGTCCTCGTACGTGCCGGGATCCGACACGGGGTCCGTCTCCGGCGCGAGCAGCGGCCGCACGCCCGTGGAGCCCAGGTCGAACGAGTCCACGTGCAGGTGATCCAGCTGCAGCTTCTTCACGAGCATGGGCAGCCTCCCTGGTCGATCGGTCGCGGGTGGTGGGAAGAGGGAATCCAGTATGGCCGGCCTGCATCCTCCGCCGCAAGCAATTCGAGCCGGGAAAGGTGCGTGCCTCCCCGCGCACCGGATGCTCCAGGGCGAATCGTCCCCGCCCTTCTTGATGAAACATCCTCTTCCGCCGCAGATTGTCCCCGTTCCCCGGAAAGCGAGACGAGCGTACGCCCGACGGCACTGCCGCCGTTCATCCTCCCCGCACTCAGGACGCCCATGCTCACCCCGATCGTGAAGACGCGCGCGCTGGCGGTGCTCGCGGCGGCCGCGCTGGCCGCCGGCCCCGCGGGCGCGCAGGCCACGCGCGCCGCCCAGCCCGCCGCGGCCCGTCCCGCCGGCGGCTGGCTGATGCCGCCCGCGCCCATCCCGCAGATCCTGGACGCGCCGACCACGCCCGCGCTCTCCGTGGCCCCCGGCCAGCGCACCGTGGCCGTGCTGGGGCGCGAGAACCTGCCCGGCATCGGCGAGATGGCCGAGCCGTGGCTGCCGCTGGCCGGGTACCGCATCAACCCGCGCACCAACGGGTGGGGCGCGGCGCGCGTAGGATACCTGAACGGCATCTCCTTCCAGGACCTGGCCGGCGGGGCGAAGCGCGAGGTGCGCCTTCCGCCGCGCGCCCGCGCCGCGTACGCGCAGTGGTCGCCCGACGGATCGAAGCTGGCCTTCACCAACTTCACCGAGACGGGGATCGAGCTGTGGGTGGCCGACGCGCGCACCGGCGTGGCCCGGCGGCTGCTGCCCGCGGTGCTGAACGCCGCCTTCGGCAGCCCGTACCGCTGGGCGCCCGACGGCCAGTCCATCCTCGCCCTCCGCGTCCCCGCCGGACGCGGCGCCGCGCCCGAGCGCTCGCGCGTTCCCGACGGCCCGGTGATCCAGGAAAGCTCCGGCCGCGCGGCGCCGGTCCGCACGCTGGAAGACATGCTGAAGAGCCCGCACGACGAGCGGCTGTTCGAGTACTACTTCACCTCGCAGCTGGTGCGCGTCCCCGTCTCCGGCGCGGTGGCGACGAACGTGGGGCAGGCGGGAATCATCTCCAGCTTCGACCCCTCGCCGGATGGGCGCTGGATCCTGATGAACCGCGTCCACCGGCCGTACAGCTACCTGGTGGGCGCGGGAGACTTCCCGTACGAGGCGGTGGTGACCGACGCGCGGGGCGCGGTGGTGAAGCGCATCGTGGACCAGCCGCTGGCCGAGAACCTTCCCCCCGCGTTCGACGCGGTGATCACCGGCCCACGGCAGATCGAGTGGCGCGGCGACGCGCCCGCCACGCTCGTCTGGGCCGAGGCGCAGGACGAGGGCGACCCGCGGAAGAACGTGCCCGTGCACGACCGGCTGATGCAGCTGGACGCGCCCTTCACCGCGCCGGCCCGCACGCTGATGGACCTGGACCAGCGCTTCGCCACCGTCTTCTGGGGGCGCGGCGACTTCGCCATGGTGGTGGAGCGGTGGTGGAACACGCGGCGCGAGAAGCGCTTCGCCATCAACCCGTCGAACCCCGGCCAGCCGCGCCTGCTGGCCGACCGCAGCTACCAGGACCGCTACGGCGACCCCGGCGCGCCCGCCCTGCGCCGCGACACGCGCGGTGAGCCGCTCCTCCTCTTCACCCCCGACGGGCAGGGGATCTACCTCACCGGCTCGGGCGCCTCGCAGCGCGGCGACTACCCGTTCCTGGACCGCATGGCGCTGGCCGACGGGAAGACCACGCGGGTGTGGCAGGCGGCCGACCCGTACTACGAGGAGGTGGTGACGGTGCTGGAAGCGGACGGCAGCCGCATCCTCACCCGCCGCGAGTCGCAGAAGGACGCGCCCAACTATTTCGTCCGCACCCTCCCCGGCGGGCAGGCGGTGGCGATCACGAACTTCCCCGACCCCGCGCCGCAGCTGGCCGGGATCACGCGGCAGCTGGTGACCTACAAGCGCGCGGACGGCGTGCAGCTCTCGGGCACGCTGTATCTTCCGCCCAACTACGACCCCCAGCGCGACGGGCGCCTGCCCATGCTGATGTGGGCGTACCCGGCCGAGTTCCGCGACGCGGCGGCGGCCGCGCAGGTGCAGGGCTCGCCCAACCGCTTCTCGCGGCCGGGGGGGACCAGCCACCTGTTCCTGCTCACGCAGGGGTACGCGATCCTCGACAACCCCACCATCCCCATCATCGGCGAGGGCGACCGGGAGCCGAACGACACCTACGTGGAGCAGCTGGTCTCCAGCGCGCAGGCGGCGGTGGACAAGATGGTGGAGATGGGGGTGGCCGACCGCGACCGCATCGGCATCGGCGGGCACAGCTACGGCGCCTTCATGACGGCCAACCTGCTGGCGCACAGCGACCTGTTCCGCGCCGGGATCGCGCGCAGCGGCGCCTACAACCGCACGCTCACGCCGTTCGGCTTCCAGGCCGAGCAGCGCACGTACTGGCAGGCCACCG
It encodes:
- a CDS encoding prolyl oligopeptidase family serine peptidase, whose product is MLTPIVKTRALAVLAAAALAAGPAGAQATRAAQPAAARPAGGWLMPPAPIPQILDAPTTPALSVAPGQRTVAVLGRENLPGIGEMAEPWLPLAGYRINPRTNGWGAARVGYLNGISFQDLAGGAKREVRLPPRARAAYAQWSPDGSKLAFTNFTETGIELWVADARTGVARRLLPAVLNAAFGSPYRWAPDGQSILALRVPAGRGAAPERSRVPDGPVIQESSGRAAPVRTLEDMLKSPHDERLFEYYFTSQLVRVPVSGAVATNVGQAGIISSFDPSPDGRWILMNRVHRPYSYLVGAGDFPYEAVVTDARGAVVKRIVDQPLAENLPPAFDAVITGPRQIEWRGDAPATLVWAEAQDEGDPRKNVPVHDRLMQLDAPFTAPARTLMDLDQRFATVFWGRGDFAMVVERWWNTRREKRFAINPSNPGQPRLLADRSYQDRYGDPGAPALRRDTRGEPLLLFTPDGQGIYLTGSGASQRGDYPFLDRMALADGKTTRVWQAADPYYEEVVTVLEADGSRILTRRESQKDAPNYFVRTLPGGQAVAITNFPDPAPQLAGITRQLVTYKRADGVQLSGTLYLPPNYDPQRDGRLPMLMWAYPAEFRDAAAAAQVQGSPNRFSRPGGTSHLFLLTQGYAILDNPTIPIIGEGDREPNDTYVEQLVSSAQAAVDKMVEMGVADRDRIGIGGHSYGAFMTANLLAHSDLFRAGIARSGAYNRTLTPFGFQAEQRTYWQATDIYTKMSPFTFANRINEPILLIHGEMDDNSGTFPIQSERMFAALKGNGATVRYVVLPFEAHGYRGRETTLHVLAEMVNWLDRYVKNAPPRTQQQRTASAPGN
- a CDS encoding nuclear transport factor 2 family protein, producing the protein MRRTLAAALLVSLAACAPRVQSPPAAPMAAQAAPGPVFPTDVAAARAAYIAAWQGTDRAALASFFAPDARVVFSDETYDGRAEIDRRWLAEDVGRVSELVMTPAHVTADGDRVTEAGTVTLLFRAAGGESHAERGTYEHVWARQPDGTWKLQTVHMDSHPAPPQ